One segment of Salvelinus fontinalis isolate EN_2023a chromosome 12, ASM2944872v1, whole genome shotgun sequence DNA contains the following:
- the LOC129867360 gene encoding small integral membrane protein 7, translating to MIGDLLIFGTLLMNAGAVLNFKLKRKETHGGFGDEPRGPTTGDNIREFLLSLRYFRIFIALWNIFMMFCMILLFGS from the exons ATGATCGGGGATCTCTTGATATTCGG GACCTTACTCATGAATGCTGGTGCTGTGTTAAACTTCAAACT aaagagaaaggagacACATGGAGGATTTGGAGATGAACCTCGTGGACCAACTACAG GTGACAACATCAGGGAGTTCCTCCTGAGTCTACGTTACTTCCGGATCTTCATTGCTTTATGGAACATCTTCATGATGTTTTGCATGATTCT ATTGTTTGGATCATGA
- the LOC129867359 gene encoding mediator of RNA polymerase II transcription subunit 26-like isoform X2 produces MTSATATPQEMRDRLMQAIDGQSNICNMVAVMEVISYLEKYPITKEALEETRLGKMINDVRKKTKDEDLAKRAKKLLRTWQKLIEPGQSEALSKGHMGPPAAANGGMHPCRMDVSPPAAIPPSGKMVPELKSRNDFNNRYSHKAEKSGNRKRKGEQRDRQHIPVKISKITAYERTHNSRLQTNGIGASPEAFTDTCDPHPHLKSDKDGAEHLDIDRLNKIPVNAVKPHPSSPGVAKPPSTSTLLKTAVLQQHGKMDLAVSGGGTHQPKHPRSNSYSPRSTKQDAVVKLSTTKSTTLLSSARSPRVMDSSGLGPSPLRSPQLLTPCMQGSLTVGPLPTESALHWDGPADVDQRLQQSTRRPDSLHSKASSHSEVKAEGDGSVTSTERKRRKKYRSRDYTVNLGGQPTEETTMPCRLKDRRLTFDPVTGQIKPSILKESYPEREATVAPVTPELPQTELLKQNHCAQNSPVTPSPFQQTNWKELSRNEIIQSYLNRQSNVLTSSGAQTSGAHFFMSEYLKHEEHHIKEGRKKHMLVPNIPDTDLPGVSREVTNEDLNRIHKEHWPGVNGCYDTKDNWYEWTDCISLDSHGDEGKLNILPYICLD; encoded by the exons ATGACATCGGCTACGGCAACTCCGCAGGAGATGAGAGACCGGCTGATGCAGGCCATCGATGGCCAAAGCAAT ATCTGCAACATGGTGGCTGTAATGGAAGTAATTTCCTATTTGGAGAAATATCCCATCACCAAGGAAGCACTTGAG GAAACCCGCCTTGGCAAGATGATCAACGACGTAAGGAAAAAGACGAAGGATGAGGATCTCGCCAAGCGTGCAAAGAAGCTCCTGCGCACCTGGCAGAAGCTAATTGAGCCTGGGCAGAGTGAGGCACTATCCAAGGGACATATGGGTCCGCCAGCCGCTGCCAACGGTGGTATGCATCCCTGCCGGATGGACGTCTCCCCTCCAGCTGCTATCCCACCTTCAGGTAAAATGGTTCCGGAGCTCAAGAGTAGAAATGACTTCAACAACCGTTACTCCCACAAAGCGGAAAAGTCAGGCAACCGAAAACGGAAGGGggaacagagggacagacagcacATACCAGTGAAAATCTCCAAAATAACCGCCTATGAAAGAACACACAACTCACGACTGCAAACAAATGGAATTGGAGCCAGTCCTGAGGCTTTTACGGACACATGTGACCCTCATCCACATCTGAAATCAGACAAGGATGGTGCTGAGCATCTTGACATCGACAGGCTCAACAAAATCCCTGTCAACGCTGTCAAACCTCACCCTAGCTCACCGGGAGTAGCCAAACCTCCGAGCACTTCCACATTGCTCAAAACGGCTGTTTTGCAACAGCATGGCAAAATGGACCTGGCTGTCTCAGGAGGGGGGACGCATCAGCCCAAACACCCCCGAAGCAACTCATATAGTCCTAGAAGTACAAAACAGGATGCGGTAGTTAAACTGTCTACGACCAAATCAACGACTCTACTGAGCTCAGCTCGGAGCCCCAGGGTTATGGACAGCTCTGGACTGGGGCCCTCTCCTTTGCGTTCTCCACAGCTTTTAACTCCATGTATGCAGGGTTCCCTCACTGTTGGGCCTCTGCCTACAGAGTCTGCCCTTCATTGGGACGGACCGGCAGACGTGGACCAACGCCTTCAACAAAGCACCAGGAGACCTGACTCTCTGCACTCCAAAGCCTCGTCCCACAGCGAGGTGAAGGCAGAGGGCGATGGTTCtgtcactagcacagagagaaagaggagaaagaaatACAGGTCCAGAGACTATACAGTGAACTTGGGTGGGCAGCCCACGGAAGAGACCACAATGCCATGTAGGTTAAAAGACCGTAGACTTACGTTTGACCCTGTAACAGGGCAGATCAAACCCTCAATCCTCAAAGAGTCTTACCCGGAACGGGAGGCTACAGTGGCTCCGGTCACACCAGAACTTCCTCAGACAGAACTGCTCAAGCAGAACCATTGTGCACAAAATAGCCCTGTTACTCCTAGTCCGTTTCAACAGACCAACTGGAAAGAGCTGTCAAGGAACGAAATCATCCAGTCCTACCTTAACCGTCAAAGCAATGTGCTCACATCATCTGGGGCTCAAACCTCGGGGGCACACTTTTTCATGTCTGAGTACTTGAAACATGAGGAACATCATATCAAAGAGGGCAGAAAAAAACACATGCTGGTGCCAAATATCCCTGATACGGACTTACCAGGGGTGAGCCGAGAGGTCACAAACGAGGATCTCAACAGAATACACAAGGAGCACTGGCCTGGGGTGAATGGTTGCTATGACACCAAGGACAACTGGTATGAATGGACCGATTGCATTTCCTTAGACTCGCATGGGGATGAGGGCAAGCTGAATATCCTGCCATATATCTGCCTAGACTGA
- the LOC129867359 gene encoding mediator of RNA polymerase II transcription subunit 26-like isoform X1, producing MTSATATPQEMRDRLMQAIDGQSNQICNMVAVMEVISYLEKYPITKEALEETRLGKMINDVRKKTKDEDLAKRAKKLLRTWQKLIEPGQSEALSKGHMGPPAAANGGMHPCRMDVSPPAAIPPSGKMVPELKSRNDFNNRYSHKAEKSGNRKRKGEQRDRQHIPVKISKITAYERTHNSRLQTNGIGASPEAFTDTCDPHPHLKSDKDGAEHLDIDRLNKIPVNAVKPHPSSPGVAKPPSTSTLLKTAVLQQHGKMDLAVSGGGTHQPKHPRSNSYSPRSTKQDAVVKLSTTKSTTLLSSARSPRVMDSSGLGPSPLRSPQLLTPCMQGSLTVGPLPTESALHWDGPADVDQRLQQSTRRPDSLHSKASSHSEVKAEGDGSVTSTERKRRKKYRSRDYTVNLGGQPTEETTMPCRLKDRRLTFDPVTGQIKPSILKESYPEREATVAPVTPELPQTELLKQNHCAQNSPVTPSPFQQTNWKELSRNEIIQSYLNRQSNVLTSSGAQTSGAHFFMSEYLKHEEHHIKEGRKKHMLVPNIPDTDLPGVSREVTNEDLNRIHKEHWPGVNGCYDTKDNWYEWTDCISLDSHGDEGKLNILPYICLD from the exons ATGACATCGGCTACGGCAACTCCGCAGGAGATGAGAGACCGGCTGATGCAGGCCATCGATGGCCAAAGCAAT CAGATCTGCAACATGGTGGCTGTAATGGAAGTAATTTCCTATTTGGAGAAATATCCCATCACCAAGGAAGCACTTGAG GAAACCCGCCTTGGCAAGATGATCAACGACGTAAGGAAAAAGACGAAGGATGAGGATCTCGCCAAGCGTGCAAAGAAGCTCCTGCGCACCTGGCAGAAGCTAATTGAGCCTGGGCAGAGTGAGGCACTATCCAAGGGACATATGGGTCCGCCAGCCGCTGCCAACGGTGGTATGCATCCCTGCCGGATGGACGTCTCCCCTCCAGCTGCTATCCCACCTTCAGGTAAAATGGTTCCGGAGCTCAAGAGTAGAAATGACTTCAACAACCGTTACTCCCACAAAGCGGAAAAGTCAGGCAACCGAAAACGGAAGGGggaacagagggacagacagcacATACCAGTGAAAATCTCCAAAATAACCGCCTATGAAAGAACACACAACTCACGACTGCAAACAAATGGAATTGGAGCCAGTCCTGAGGCTTTTACGGACACATGTGACCCTCATCCACATCTGAAATCAGACAAGGATGGTGCTGAGCATCTTGACATCGACAGGCTCAACAAAATCCCTGTCAACGCTGTCAAACCTCACCCTAGCTCACCGGGAGTAGCCAAACCTCCGAGCACTTCCACATTGCTCAAAACGGCTGTTTTGCAACAGCATGGCAAAATGGACCTGGCTGTCTCAGGAGGGGGGACGCATCAGCCCAAACACCCCCGAAGCAACTCATATAGTCCTAGAAGTACAAAACAGGATGCGGTAGTTAAACTGTCTACGACCAAATCAACGACTCTACTGAGCTCAGCTCGGAGCCCCAGGGTTATGGACAGCTCTGGACTGGGGCCCTCTCCTTTGCGTTCTCCACAGCTTTTAACTCCATGTATGCAGGGTTCCCTCACTGTTGGGCCTCTGCCTACAGAGTCTGCCCTTCATTGGGACGGACCGGCAGACGTGGACCAACGCCTTCAACAAAGCACCAGGAGACCTGACTCTCTGCACTCCAAAGCCTCGTCCCACAGCGAGGTGAAGGCAGAGGGCGATGGTTCtgtcactagcacagagagaaagaggagaaagaaatACAGGTCCAGAGACTATACAGTGAACTTGGGTGGGCAGCCCACGGAAGAGACCACAATGCCATGTAGGTTAAAAGACCGTAGACTTACGTTTGACCCTGTAACAGGGCAGATCAAACCCTCAATCCTCAAAGAGTCTTACCCGGAACGGGAGGCTACAGTGGCTCCGGTCACACCAGAACTTCCTCAGACAGAACTGCTCAAGCAGAACCATTGTGCACAAAATAGCCCTGTTACTCCTAGTCCGTTTCAACAGACCAACTGGAAAGAGCTGTCAAGGAACGAAATCATCCAGTCCTACCTTAACCGTCAAAGCAATGTGCTCACATCATCTGGGGCTCAAACCTCGGGGGCACACTTTTTCATGTCTGAGTACTTGAAACATGAGGAACATCATATCAAAGAGGGCAGAAAAAAACACATGCTGGTGCCAAATATCCCTGATACGGACTTACCAGGGGTGAGCCGAGAGGTCACAAACGAGGATCTCAACAGAATACACAAGGAGCACTGGCCTGGGGTGAATGGTTGCTATGACACCAAGGACAACTGGTATGAATGGACCGATTGCATTTCCTTAGACTCGCATGGGGATGAGGGCAAGCTGAATATCCTGCCATATATCTGCCTAGACTGA